One genomic region from Spirosoma sp. KCTC 42546 encodes:
- a CDS encoding TIGR02281 family clan AA aspartic protease gives MKTTHVSLLAIRFTIFICLFAITVYLSGCSGCSRSGSHQPRKSKHSKADQPRSQTAQTAAPIPKPTLTQIGSGPTEVAMEKEKGVYKVPVIINGHPMKFILDTGASLISISSTEAEFMMKQGTITEDDIVGQSRFEDANGDLSPGDLIRLKSVQIGDRVLENVTANVVRSTKAPLLLGQSALSKFGKISVDYRRNTVTFD, from the coding sequence ATGAAAACCACACATGTTAGCTTATTGGCTATCCGATTCACTATATTCATCTGCCTGTTCGCAATAACCGTTTACCTGTCAGGTTGTTCGGGATGTTCACGATCTGGAAGTCATCAGCCGCGCAAAAGCAAACATAGTAAGGCAGATCAGCCCAGGAGTCAAACGGCCCAGACAGCAGCCCCGATACCAAAACCAACCCTAACCCAAATTGGGAGTGGCCCCACGGAAGTGGCTATGGAAAAAGAAAAAGGCGTTTATAAAGTCCCGGTTATCATTAATGGCCATCCCATGAAATTCATTCTGGATACCGGCGCCAGCCTGATTTCTATATCCTCCACCGAAGCCGAGTTCATGATGAAACAAGGCACAATTACCGAAGATGATATTGTAGGCCAGTCGCGGTTTGAAGATGCAAATGGCGACTTATCGCCCGGTGATCTAATTCGGCTAAAATCCGTGCAGATCGGAGACCGGGTTCTCGAAAATGTGACGGCCAATGTAGTGCGTAGTACAAAGGCTCCTTTGCTGCTGGGTCAGTCGGCGTTATCGAAGTTTGGTAAAATTTCCGTGGATTATCGACGGAACACGGTGACGTTCGACTGA
- a CDS encoding FkbM family methyltransferase, which translates to MNKTVIDYVKSVFSAFGLFVARRYPNAVNGHDLTYDLKVVVHKENPLCFDIGANRGQTIELLKSCFRSPAIHAFEPSSATFAALASQSFGPQVKLHQLALGEQAGVAEFRNYTQSELSSFLPMNVNKSENIFAEEKLILAESVQVDTLDHFCATHSIEQIDLLKIDTQGFELPVLRGGAELFRKKRVGAVLLELNFAPLYEGQSDPLEILALMRIHNMRLVDYYEKERASGMELSWTTALFMRYS; encoded by the coding sequence ATGAATAAAACGGTAATTGACTACGTAAAATCGGTTTTTTCCGCCTTTGGCCTATTCGTTGCTCGTCGATATCCAAACGCGGTAAATGGTCATGACCTTACGTATGATCTGAAGGTAGTGGTCCACAAGGAAAATCCGCTTTGTTTTGATATAGGTGCTAATCGTGGGCAAACCATAGAACTACTTAAAAGCTGCTTCCGCAGCCCAGCTATTCATGCGTTTGAACCCTCATCTGCTACCTTTGCGGCCTTAGCAAGCCAATCGTTCGGTCCACAGGTAAAGCTTCACCAGCTTGCCTTGGGGGAACAGGCAGGCGTTGCTGAGTTTCGGAATTACACTCAATCGGAACTGAGTTCATTTCTTCCGATGAATGTCAACAAATCAGAAAATATATTTGCGGAAGAGAAGCTAATTTTGGCCGAATCCGTTCAGGTAGATACGCTGGATCATTTCTGTGCAACACACAGTATTGAGCAGATTGATTTACTTAAAATTGATACGCAGGGCTTTGAACTTCCAGTGTTGCGCGGAGGAGCTGAACTGTTCCGAAAAAAACGGGTTGGAGCCGTCTTACTGGAACTGAATTTTGCCCCCCTGTACGAAGGGCAATCCGATCCGCTGGAAATTCTTGCGCTGATGCGCATCCACAACATGCGACTGGTTGATTACTATGAAAAAGAACGGGCAAGTGGTATGGAGCTTTCCTGGACAACTGCCCTCTTTATGCGATATTCTTAA
- a CDS encoding WG repeat-containing protein: MTETELTDRLREAIVLDGPDVWRTNGYLQDAQQAGLPLTDALKRANEISQEVANNSLLFQNIQARIARLAQPSRAHLIDQDLNQIVNAATSLKLSADFVRNRWVPLVLQRLAPTPAPKPVEPVVVVPPAPVVAPIAKPDTFEELIKSEPELPKPEPQQITVRDPEPIKPPVTPPPVVVEQPAPTTSSSLPEPPPIVRSFTATPARVHKGQSVTLAWEVENLLAVTIDDLGEGLSPTNRGWVKPTKSTDYTLFDANNNPLSTVRVDVIPRDRSGVYGVLFAMALLAIIYWFIKSSNSRPPEPKPKRKTEQRTSSRQEEQSTEVSAVSHQEPDKEPPTSEAIDSPTAAPNEPTVASTDVPQREDKPINKPLEAKPVIPEPETKPATPADARQGKYEEAFGNKLYDKVELGADERGWRRARSKGRWGYINEDDEWVIQPEFEAVTPFRGNTAAVFLNGQLMTINRNGEQVRN, translated from the coding sequence ATGACTGAAACCGAACTGACCGACCGACTTCGCGAAGCCATTGTTCTCGACGGGCCCGACGTTTGGCGAACCAACGGCTACCTTCAGGATGCACAACAGGCAGGCCTTCCGTTGACCGACGCGCTGAAGCGGGCAAACGAAATAAGCCAGGAAGTAGCCAATAACAGCCTGTTGTTCCAAAACATACAGGCTCGTATTGCCCGTCTGGCTCAGCCTTCACGCGCTCACCTGATTGATCAGGATCTGAATCAGATTGTCAATGCGGCTACTTCGTTAAAGCTCTCTGCGGATTTTGTCCGGAATCGCTGGGTTCCCCTTGTCCTGCAACGTCTGGCTCCTACTCCGGCTCCAAAACCAGTTGAGCCTGTTGTAGTGGTGCCTCCTGCACCTGTAGTCGCTCCTATTGCTAAACCCGACACGTTTGAGGAGTTAATCAAATCAGAACCGGAATTACCCAAACCAGAGCCTCAACAGATTACGGTTCGTGATCCAGAGCCAATCAAACCACCTGTTACGCCACCACCTGTAGTGGTTGAACAACCGGCCCCAACAACGTCATCTAGCCTGCCAGAGCCCCCGCCTATTGTGCGCTCCTTTACGGCTACTCCTGCCCGTGTGCATAAGGGCCAATCCGTAACACTGGCCTGGGAAGTCGAGAATTTGCTGGCCGTAACAATTGATGATTTAGGAGAGGGTCTGTCGCCCACTAATCGGGGCTGGGTTAAACCGACGAAAAGTACAGACTATACCCTTTTTGATGCGAATAACAATCCATTGAGCACCGTTCGGGTAGATGTGATTCCCCGCGACCGGAGTGGCGTTTATGGCGTTTTATTCGCGATGGCGCTGTTGGCCATTATCTATTGGTTTATCAAAAGCAGTAACTCTCGCCCCCCTGAGCCAAAACCAAAGCGTAAAACTGAACAAAGAACCAGTTCGAGACAGGAAGAACAGTCAACCGAAGTTTCGGCAGTAAGCCATCAGGAACCCGATAAAGAACCCCCAACAAGTGAAGCGATCGATTCGCCAACGGCTGCTCCAAACGAACCGACCGTTGCCTCGACCGATGTCCCTCAACGCGAAGACAAACCTATAAACAAGCCTCTAGAAGCGAAACCCGTTATACCCGAGCCTGAAACAAAGCCCGCTACCCCAGCCGATGCCCGGCAGGGAAAATACGAAGAAGCTTTCGGCAACAAATTGTACGACAAAGTAGAACTCGGAGCCGATGAACGCGGCTGGCGACGGGCCCGTAGCAAAGGACGCTGGGGATACATCAATGAAGATGACGAATGGGTAATTCAGCCCGAATTTGAAGCCGTTACGCCCTTCCGCGGCAACACAGCCGCCGTATTCCTCAACGGCCAGCTCATGACCATCAACCGAAACGGCGAACAGGTGAGGAATTAA
- a CDS encoding PKD domain-containing protein, with product MLKRSVFLLVWLATIACEPFDLTKKNFPVCAKPSASIGYTVGQLDVTFFLDNPQGDIGVAGWDPGDNKGKTRVGTRVTYSYDQPGTYTITLSIANSCDDKFTATRQVTVSN from the coding sequence ATGCTAAAGCGTTCTGTTTTTTTACTGGTATGGCTGGCTACAATAGCCTGTGAGCCCTTTGATCTAACGAAAAAAAACTTCCCTGTATGCGCGAAACCGTCGGCTTCGATTGGCTATACAGTTGGGCAGTTAGATGTTACTTTTTTTCTGGATAATCCCCAGGGCGACATCGGCGTTGCTGGCTGGGACCCGGGCGATAATAAAGGGAAAACCCGCGTTGGTACACGAGTAACGTACAGCTACGATCAACCTGGCACGTACACGATTACGCTCAGTATTGCCAATTCGTGCGATGATAAATTTACGGCTACCCGGCAAGTTACTGTCAGCAATTAA